GCATTGTGTCGCACTGAAACAAGCAGCCCTCAACTTACGACTGGTCACTTAACAATCAATCAAACTTATGATGGACCATCACCTCTAAAAGGACTTACAACCTAGTTTCACAGTTCTGGTATCCCCCTCTTGTAGTGACATGACTACATTTCTGTATGACTACAACCACCTGGATTAACAGTGTTTGCAGCCCCCTGAGATTCCTTGACCATAGTTTATTACTCTTCGCACCCCACCCCCGAAACTGGTGTTAATTTTGGTTTGTGGCAAAACTGCCCAGTAGTGAGTTTCTACCTATtggtctcctatatctcctgtacctttcttctattcctatatctcttcttctattctttcattgatatgttttattcctatattttctcttctattctttcttagatatattttactatgagtatatcctctataaccttcattatatattctactatgtgtatacccactaaaaccctcattttgtattggacaaaatcaatcaataataaaataattaaaataaaaataataaataagggcATGAATGCCAGGAAAtatagctccgcatgccacctgtggcacctgtgccacaggttcgccatcgttGACCAAGCACATATTTTCCACAAACACAATAGGAGAGGTGCAAAAAAATCAATTGACTGATAGGGAGAAAAAAGTCAGAGTTGATTACTATCTGGATAGACCACAAGGAAATCTCAAAGCTATGGTTAAATAGGGAATTGGAAAAAGTATCTtaagaggagggggggaaatccatATTGTTGCCAAGGGTACCATATGTACCTAATCTTGAAGTTGCTAGGAGTTAAAAATGCTTAAAGGACATTTTTCTTTTCCCCACTCTGCTGAGGTCATGATTCACTAGTGAGATCTAGTGCAACCTTGGAATCTAATCCCGTGGGGAATTGCATCAATAAAATTGTGCATCCCTAGTCAATATAATTTGCTTTTTAATCACCCAGATAGACCTCCTTCACAAATTAATTCTGAAAACAATCCCAAATCACTGAATTTTAGCACCATTTTATGTATCTTTGCCAGGCTGTATGTATCACTGATGATGGTGGTGTATTTTGTTTTTCAAGCAAAACTATTTGTAGGATTGGAAATTTAATTCTGTGGAGTCACAAAAAATGAGTATGGGAGTCTTTGCACTTCTGGGCCCAAAATTAGCTTTTAGGTTCCATATTTTGTCACCATGTCTTTCTTCAATTACAGCTGAGAAAACGAGAACATCTGCTTTCATGGCTTCATAATCTAGGAAGAATATGGTTGCAGTGCGTGTGAAGTGCATACTGCTGTGCTGCAGATGTTCATATACCATAAGATTGGGCTTTGGGGGGGAGATCAGGGACATTGAGttgtcttgcaaaaaaaaaaagtatggccatatcaaaatatttctaaattgctttctttgCTGAGTGCTGTAACTTGCCTTTATGTTGACAGTGACTGATTATCAAGATGAATGCATTTCGTTAGAAGTCAATTCCATTAGCACATCACACTTGCAAAAAGCTTCTTTACAAGAAGAAGATCTAGCTACCGTAGAACTCTGCCCTATTGATTTATTGTGGTTCTGGGATGAAGGCTTTTCCCTGAAAGCTACATTTGGCCTTGTTGTAGTACAGCTGTACCGAAGTCTTATTCTTGTCATTTGGACTTTATGCTCAGAGCCATTACCGAGTCCAACATTTAGGGCATCTTGTTAAGCAAATTGGAAGAGACACTTCAGGTTGCTGtgtgtggtttattttattttttatttatttattttatttattggatttgtatgccgcccctctccgcagactcggggcggctaacaacaatgataaaaaacaacatgtaacaatccaatttaataaaacaactaaaaacccttattataaaaaccaaacatacacacaaacataccatacataacctgtaatggcctaggggaaggaatatcctaactcccccatgcctggcgacaaaggtgggtcttgagtaatttgcgaaagacaaggagggtgggggccgttctaatctctggggggagttgattccagagggccggggctgccacagagaaggctctttccctggggcccgccaaacaacattgtttggttgacgggacccggagaaggccaactctgtgggaccttattggccgctgggatttgtgcagtagaaggcagttccggatgtattctggcccaatgccatgtagggctttaaaggtcattaccaacactttgaattgtgaccagaaaccaatcggcagccagtgcaggccgtggagtatTGCTTCCTTCCTGTTTCTTTTAAGTTTCAAATGGAGGACAGCACTCTCCATGCCGCACAATCTTCCCTGTGCATCCAGGACTTGCCTGCTACTTGggcatttaaaacaaaaaacaggtTCCATTGCAAGCCCAGTCAGCTTCTGCCAGTAGAATAAGAATTGCTGTTTCTCCCTTTAAGTGGCTACTTCAACCTAGCTTGACATTATTGCTCATAGTCATGTCAATGAGGAATAACTTTATGTTACAGGAACAAGTTTATTTTGACAGTGGAATTAAATGAAAAGACTACCTGCAATCCTCaagattaatattgatagttAATTTGGAAACATGTCTTATTTAACAGTAATTTGTGTGTACCAGAGGTGGATTGCTCATGGTTCAGATCGgtttttagaactggtagcggtggtggtgggagactccgcccacccaggACAATTCTGCAAACGTGCAGAAGCATCGCATGTGCAAATGCACATGCGAAACAGTAGCAAattaattcagaacccactactgatgtgtACGGTATATGAATGCATCAATACCAATCAAAAAAGGACAAAGGGGAAGATATTCTTTTATTTAAACATCTGAATGTTAAACATCTTCCCTCTATGAGGCAGGACAACATCTAACAGATAAACGCACAACAAATAGCTAACTCCTTTTGGACAATCTGCCATGTTTGACCATATGAGTTAATAATTCATTCACGATAGGagcctttttatttattattgttttctttcACTTTAAAAGCCACGTTTGTAGGCTTCAATGTGGTAACTGGGATTTCTAGATCGTAAGTCTTATTATTGACAacccttttatatatttttcttctccttccctacATTTATTTCAGCTGCCAGCTGAATTTCAGGAACGTGTCAGCCTCCACCTAGAAAAGCATGGATGCAGCCTCTCCGTACCTCTGTGTCATACATCGTTTGCCGATAATATACCAACTTGTGTCATTGCAAAAGTCCTGGAAAAGCCTGATCCAAACAATCTTTCTCCCCACATGTCAAGCCCATCAAGCAGAGATCTTGCCTTCCAGGAATCTCTTGGAAAACTTGGCCAAAGACCTCAGTACAAGTCCGACATTTACTGCAGTGATACAGCTCTTTACTGCCCTGAGGAAAGACGGCGGGAGAGAAGGCAGAGCGTAGACATGCAAGTCAAGGGCGTTGGGTTCTTGAGGTCCCAGAATTCCACCGACAGCACAGCTGAAGAAGATGGCTTCCATTCCAGCTTCTCCCATGAAGCTTTCCCAGAATACGTTACCTCTCTGCCTACTTCTAGTTCCTACTCCAGCTTTAGTGTAACGTCCGAGGAGAAGGAGAATGCCCAAGCTAGCACTATGACAGCCTCCCAGCAAGCCATTTACCTGAGCAGCCGCGATGAGATGTTTGAAAGAAAGCCATCTTCAGGTTATGAGCAGGGGAGTCCAAGGTTTGCCAAGGCTAAATCTATTCAGCACATGGAGCTGGCAGATGACAATGAGAACTCCCCTACTTTCACCAGGACTATGTCACCTTATGCAAGTGAGCCTTATCATTTCTCGGCCATAACAACTCAACAAGCTTTAGCATCACAGAAGATGCGCAGTGAAAGCAGGAACTCCCATTTGTCAGAAGAAGATCTACCTGGACAGTGGAGACAACTTAGTGTGGAAGATATTGGTGCGTATTCTTACAGGAACAGTGGCAGGCTTTCTCCCTGCAGCTTTTCAGAGCAGTATTACAGAAGCCCTATAAAGAAAGGAGACAGTCGGTCAAGTCCCATTTATGCTAGTTACAAAGGTGATAGCTTCTCAGAGGGAGATGATATTTGTCAAAGTAGACTTGTGGACTCTTGCTTCCTGAGGACAGACAGTGGTCTGAATATCGACATGAGTACCAGTTGTAAGCAGGACAAGTTGCCCTCTTATAAAACAAAAGAACTGAGGGACAAAAAATGTGAAAGAATCACAGTCCAGGTGTGCAGTAGCAAAAGCATGGATGGGAGTCCTGTGTTGAAAAGAGAATATGTTGACGTGAGTCCAAACAGTTCGGCTGAGTCCCTCAACCATAGTTCTATGGAGGCTTCAGAGATCCATCAGTCTTCCATCGAGCAAGGAAGCCATTCAAGCCTCCATAGCAAGCAGCAGCATCAGTTTCAACGGACTGGAAGTACAGGCTTAAGTCGAAAGGATAGCCTCACAAAAGCACAATTGTATGGGACCCTCCTTAATTGAAACATCTTCCAAAGCTGCAATAAAGACATAGGTAGAATGAGACAGAACAGCAACTATGATCACATTTGACACATCCAGTATCCTGTAGGTTTCTgagaatatattttatatatatatatacacacacacaaacatttatatatatatacatacacatatatgtatgtgtgtgtgtgtgtgtgtgtgtgtgtgtgcatatatatatgtatataaagagagagagacacagagagagaaaatatacaaatagtCACGGTTTTAAGCAGGAAAAATGATAAAACCTGataaagggaaataaaaatattacaagaCACTTTTCACATACAGTAATGACTTTTCCATCTTGGATACTAACCCTTTGCCCACTTTTATAAcctaatatatttttataaacaaaacgGTATTTATTAGATTATCCTTAGTACTCTCAAGCACTTTGAGTGACATTTTTTGTCCCCTTCAAGtaagtttcttatttattttttgtgcATGAGGCCACATGTGCCTAAATTCTTGGAGGGAAAGGgttaaaagagaaagagggggcaagagagaaaaagacggGAAAAACTTTTGCAAGGACAAATCAGACCCTATAAGATTTTAAAACATAGATTGTGTGCAGTGCAAGATATACAAGAATGTGATATTATaaagaaatctatttttaaatgaaattgaaTCAAAATAAACCACAAAGTTATTTAATACATATGTatttaggagagagagagaaactgggGGGAAATGAATGCACAAAGTGATACAGATATTTTGGTTTGTCTGTCCCATTGTGTTTCAACTTCCCCACACTGTACACTACCTCAAAATTAATTGAGGGGTTCTTTGGTCACTTATTTTTCTGTAAGCTTGCATTTATATCGTCTCAACTGCATGGAGTGTCACAACTAGTACTGTATTTTGCATTACTTAATAAAAGGCACCAGTgaaaatgttttgatttttttctcattaaaagATGTTCTGACAAGATGTTGTTACTGTGTATTCAGTGGTTAAGCTATATACAAAACGTATGGTACTTATGCTACATCAGACCAAGCCTCATGGTCTCTGATGGTGACCAGTTCTCCCCACAATGTTTGCAATGAACTCAAGTGATGAATAAATGCAAGATCATAAACCAAGCAACCATGTTCATAGGAAGCCCTGCATTTATTACAGCTTTATAACAACAGTAGTATTTGGAGATGCCACCAATTTCTGTTTATGAATTCCAAAATAGCTTCACCCCACCATTCAGATATAGTTAAATCGCATGTTCAGAAAACGAATTGATGATCATGGCTAGGAATTCTGAACATTTGAATCCCAATTGATCTGGAAGATGCCTAAAGGCACTCAATACAGGATCATAGGAAATATTGTCCCTATTGACTAGAGCAATATCTGTAATATCAAGAAGGAATTTTCTTTTTGAAGAATTGAATACATGTtaggatctgtgtctgatccagaGCTCTTCAGGTGCCTCACATAAACTCCTAAAATCTGCCACTCATCCACAGACCCTTTAGCAATCATCACTGTTTCTTGCTGCTGTTACCTATGGACTTATATATCATTTTGCTTCCATTTTTTAGGAAGGCTTGACTAAATATCTTCTTGGTTTCTATAATCCCTTGGATGTATGGTCATTGATTAAAATGAACAGCATTGGATTAAATTGGTGAAGTTcttaaaaattctttttaaagttGAGATTCAGCATGAGATAACAGAAAGCTGGATTAAGGAATCAAGGAAATCTGGATTTAAATAATTGTTCAGCCCTGTAATCCTTTGCCCACCAAAGGCAACTTCCTGTACCTTAGTTTAATTTATTGGGCAGGGATAGTTTTATAATTAAATGACTGAGTACCAATTATTAAATTACCCATatttttttgaatataagacccaactttttaccaccaccacccccaaaagaaggtgaaaacttgggtgcatcttatacactgaatgtagtcccacccagccacccccatctTTTGGCCTCTGGCTCCCAGGaatttacttccttgcagcaaacagtgcagagccTGATTACCACAAGCAACTGATCAGCCTCCCGACCTACAACTCATTGAGGCTACAGGCAGGCCatgtgctaaaactgaaagtgaatctagatgcaaggaggcaaattgatgggaggcaaaggcagatttttatttccttgtgctaatcagactgctgaaactggatgcaaggaggtaagtcaataactacaaatgtctatagaatgttcagacTATTAGACTtgttgttctagacaacaaaatgaagaaattttttaaaataaatgcttgatctgaagaggcacaGTGCTATGGTATCTTCTTTTAAACagtagagaataatgtatacttccagaaagatGCATCAATTATAACAGCATCTGTATAAGTATAATGTGAAATATAACAATGTCCTATTTTAGTATTGAGATAAGGctgctgagttaaaccctgatttagtcatgtttggagtagatttatttaaaaaattgggaggagttagggtgactacatttaagaaaaaattctggcattaatatagtgccataatgtacatttctccaattctttgctatttctgtgggtcagcaaacagtgtatatcatctgtactgtttgctgggagacagaggcagggtttttttccctttgttgtttccccccaaaactaaggtgtgtcttatactccaaaaaatacaatgtGCATTTTAGAacattaattgtttaattgtgttCATGGTAAATGATTCGTTGAGCCCCTTTTGCTTAAAGGACAGGTGAAAGCATCCTGTTTTCAAGAGAGACTAAACAGATCCCTCTAAAAAGTTTATAATTAGGAAACAAATCCTCTAAGCCTTTCTAAGGAAGTTGTTCTAAAGGGAATATTACATCTGGTCACAGTAGATTCTGCAGCCACCAAAGGGAGAGTCTATGATActtttctgttttgttctttcatttttaattaagACTTCTTTAAGTAGCAAAAACTGTTTAAAAGATGTGTTTTTGTGAATACAATTTCTCAAAGATCATATGCACATTAACCAGCATGGGCATATAATCTTCATTCCTTAATAATGCCTTCATTTGTGCCTATGGATAAGGACATTGTTTCAAGTTAGATATATTCTGGTGGTGGGTTCAGACATTATATAAACCACGGTTTGTTTAATTGATTTGTTGCCGTATAGACAGAATTCACAGAATGTGCTAAACCATAAATCATAGCTTACTGCCCTTATGtatgggttcacccaacacacTAAGTCAAAAGTGGAAAAATATTCTTAATAAAATGTGTAAaaataataccgtgtttccccaaaaataagacactgtcttataataatttttgctccaaaagttgtgctgcgtcttattttcggggggtgccttatattctgatccttcccctttaattcttggagtgttggtacgctccacttgaagagcCTTACTGCCCCCGCTGCCACCAATTTTGCTGCTGCTGATTTCGCCGCCGCTGGGAccctcagctgtttggtggcCCACCTGTCTTCTGGTACCAAGCGGCGCCGGTGCCGAAAAAAGATGGGTCCAGCGAGGGGGCTGAGCCTTGGCTGCCgctgcccagattgcacctcctgccCCCACGGCGGCCAACAGAAGACGGTGGTACGATCTGCGGCGGCAGAGGTCCTGTGAGCCACCAAGCAGCTCAGTTTTGGGGTTAAGTaaaaccaggcatggaggagggaggggggaggaagaaaggaagcatattacggtaccgtatgtttttccaccactacgccttattttcgggggggggtgccttagattaacaaattctgcaaaacctctgacatgccttacattcggggtacgtcttattttcggggaaacacggtaatatcaTTATAGGTATGTGGAATGTGAACAaaccatggtttttttttaattgactagTATGAAGTCTAATAAGAACAAAATAATAGGATGCTTTCAAAATGAGTTGTGAGTTAAATCAAAGGATTTAATGTAAATGGCATACAAGGAAAGTTGAAAGAAATAGTCTACAgtagtgtacattaaaaaaaagtgagtcattttcaaatattttaaaagtacagtacaCAAAATAGCAATTAAGCCCTGGGGTTTTTTGTCTTGGGCACAGGATATCGAGCATAAAAGAATGTGGAAGGACTGATAAAAACAGCTGTGCAAAATGTCTTTCTGCCATCTGAAAAGCATTGCGAAAAAGATTCCGCCTTTCTAAGGAGAGACAATTAGTACTCATTATATGAGGGGTATTATTATTTGTTCAGATGTCCAAGATAAGATGGTGGTATAATTAGAAGCTGATCTATAATCAATAAATGCCAAATGCCATTAATTCTAAACCAGTCATTTCTAACCTTTTGCCTTAAGGCTGCTGATGGCCTGCAAGAGAACTGCAAGTAGTGTATGGGACAGGTACCAGCAATGCTGAAACCTTACGAGATAatcacatttaattttttttaaaaacccaggctGCTGCCCTGTTTGGACCTTAGCCACTGAATTGGTTGATATACAGTAGATCCTTGAAAATGCTATTCTGAAAGGACCTGTTTTTAAATAAGTGTTGACTGCCCAAAGGCTTCTAAATGAGAGacaaaatacattataaaatcCACATAACTCTAGCTAATCTACCTGACAAAATGCATGAACCCCACTATTCTTTAAGGTTTTGTCCCTGGCTGCCACCCGTTCATCTGTTGACCATGGAATAGGGCTTCCTCAGACATGGCTGCCTCTCTCTGCCTTTAGAAAAtttggagattattattattattattatttattattattattattattattattattattattattattattatattagatttgtatgccacccctctccggagactcggagcggctcacaacaatacatcTTTGTTTGCTAGGCTCTTGGCCAGGGGTGGCCAATTCATTTTGCCATGggaccgcatgagaaattgggatggttttagagggccagactaatataattaattcagatCTATCCAATACTgcatattattgggtagaactgagttaattatatattatatattatatatatttttatatattatatcttgaacacccggttcttatctagaaaagttggatcGACCTctgtgggccggtcacagacagtgggcgggccacatctggccctcaggccgcatcttgcccagatctgctcttggctatacattagtttattattatttatgtgtgATTTTGGGTCAATCACTCACTCTCTCAGTCCATCCCACCTCTCAGGGTTAttctgaggaaaataggaggatatGTTGGGATATGTTCATTACTTtgagttatttctaaaaataacgGCATGAGAAAACTTAAATAAATTAGCCATCTTCGTTTAAATAGTAGGATGGAGTTTGAATTTAAACAAATAAGGTTAacacttgttttttttaataaagcctTCCAGGTGAATGAAGCTCAATTGATTTTAACTGGGCGACTCCAGTTTGGGGTAAATCTGAATTTAGCCTGTTACAGGTCCAAATATTTATGACTTCTCTGTGGAAGGCATTCCATTCTTGGGATGTTGCCAACAAGAGGGCCTTCCCCTGATAAGCATCTTTTCAGATCACTTGGGAGAAAGCCAAGATTAAACAAGGgcatatcataaatataaattgaATTTTAAGAGATGTCTCTGATAAAGGTTAAAAATCCGTTGACAGCTTCTCACATTAAATAATAACTAAAGATATTAAATGTATACAAATGTGTACAAACagtgtttttttccttccctaaaGCTAGTTTTATGAAAATTTCAAAAATGCAGTGTAGTTCAGCTTTAAGCCATGCAGGCATCTAAATTTAACATTTGCCTCAGTTCTTGGTTATAAAACATTCTGAGTTTGCCAACTGAAGCTGTTCCTATGGCATCAATCCGGTCAAAGCTAAATTTGGCATCCCTCCTTTGAGGACAGCTTTCAGCTAATCTTGCTTTTCAATCAAGATAT
This genomic window from Erythrolamprus reginae isolate rEryReg1 chromosome 1, rEryReg1.hap1, whole genome shotgun sequence contains:
- the BEGAIN gene encoding brain-enriched guanylate kinase-associated protein, whose amino-acid sequence is MEKISTLQEQKGELCKRLSYTTHKLEMLETEFDSTRQYLEVELRRAQEELEKVTEKLRRIQNNYLALQRINQDLEDKLYRMAQHYEEEKRALSHEIIALNNHLIEAKVTIDKLSEDNELYRKDCNLAAQLLQCSKNYDRAHKLSELPAEFQERVSLHLEKHGCSLSVPLCHTSFADNIPTCVIAKVLEKPDPNNLSPHMSSPSSRDLAFQESLGKLGQRPQYKSDIYCSDTALYCPEERRRERRQSVDMQVKGVGFLRSQNSTDSTAEEDGFHSSFSHEAFPEYVTSLPTSSSYSSFSVTSEEKENAQASTMTASQQAIYLSSRDEMFERKPSSGYEQGSPRFAKAKSIQHMELADDNENSPTFTRTMSPYASEPYHFSAITTQQALASQKMRSESRNSHLSEEDLPGQWRQLSVEDIGAYSYRNSGRLSPCSFSEQYYRSPIKKGDSRSSPIYASYKGDSFSEGDDICQSRLVDSCFLRTDSGLNIDMSTSCKQDKLPSYKTKELRDKKCERITVQVCSSKSMDGSPVLKREYVDVSPNSSAESLNHSSMEASEIHQSSIEQGSHSSLHSKQQHQFQRTGSTGLSRKDSLTKAQLYGTLLN